In one Methanobrevibacter arboriphilus genomic region, the following are encoded:
- the hypB gene encoding hydrogenase nickel incorporation protein HypB: protein MHKVAEIEVQHNIMKANKKLADKNQEIFDKNNVFCVDFVGAIGSGKTSLIEDLIDNMYGSIGVIAGDVISKFDAGRFERHNVPVVGLNTGKECHLDAHLVEHVLDDMPMDKIDYLFIENVGNLICPVDFDLGSHMRIVVISVSEGDDTVEKHPLIFQSADLVIINKVDIAGAVGADSEKMVNDVHDINPEVEVIKTSLKEGVGLDKVILAIENFKNNI from the coding sequence ATGCATAAAGTAGCAGAAATTGAAGTTCAGCATAATATAATGAAAGCTAATAAAAAATTAGCTGATAAAAATCAAGAAATTTTTGATAAAAATAATGTTTTTTGTGTAGATTTTGTAGGTGCAATTGGTTCTGGTAAAACTTCACTTATCGAAGATCTTATTGATAATATGTATGGTTCAATTGGAGTTATAGCTGGTGATGTAATAAGTAAATTTGATGCTGGTAGATTTGAGCGTCATAATGTTCCTGTTGTAGGTTTAAACACTGGAAAAGAATGTCATCTTGATGCACATCTTGTTGAACATGTTTTAGATGATATGCCAATGGATAAAATTGATTATCTTTTCATTGAAAATGTGGGAAATCTTATTTGTCCTGTAGACTTTGATCTTGGTTCTCACATGAGAATTGTGGTTATAAGTGTTAGTGAAGGTGATGATACTGTAGAAAAACATCCTTTAATATTCCAGAGTGCAGATCTCGTTATTATTAATAAAGTTGATATAGCTGGTGCTGTTGGTGCAGATAGTGAGAAAATGGTTAATGATGTTCATGATATTAATCCTGAAGTTGAAGTTATAAAAACCAGCCTTAAAGAAGGTGTTGGCTTGGATAAAGTTATTTTAGCTATTGAAAACTTTAAAAATAACATTTAA
- a CDS encoding DUF354 domain-containing protein: protein MIILKIWIDITNSPHVRFFKDIIKYFQDEGEDLIITGRQFGDIHKLMDMYGFDFISVGKHGVSLEEKLKESTARVDSLVDIIAHEKIDVALSKHSIELPRISFGLGIPSVYVLDNEHAEAANKLTLPLCDRLIAPRIIDMWKLIGYGANPNKLIRYNGTSEIIHFKSFKYNENILNDLNIDLKNPKTILMRPEPSLASYLDADCRESVLSPIVDVLKEYANILILPRFKEQSEIFKGIENVTILKPPVDTSSIIKRCDLVIGAGGTMNREAAVLHTPVISCYPGTPLSVDKYYIDKGLMFRSNNTEEVINKALSFLVNPSKKKEIKHDNLFQLIVDNVYELSGKK from the coding sequence GTGATTATTTTGAAAATTTGGATAGATATAACAAATTCTCCTCATGTAAGATTTTTTAAAGATATAATTAAATATTTTCAAGATGAGGGTGAAGATTTAATAATCACTGGAAGACAATTTGGTGATATTCATAAATTAATGGATATGTATGGATTCGATTTTATTTCTGTTGGAAAACATGGTGTTTCTCTTGAAGAAAAGTTAAAAGAAAGTACAGCTCGAGTTGATAGTTTAGTTGATATTATAGCTCATGAAAAAATTGATGTTGCTTTATCTAAACATTCTATTGAATTACCTCGTATTTCATTTGGTCTTGGAATACCAAGTGTCTATGTTTTAGATAATGAACATGCTGAAGCAGCTAATAAACTTACTCTTCCATTGTGTGATAGATTGATAGCTCCAAGAATCATTGATATGTGGAAGTTAATTGGTTATGGTGCAAATCCTAATAAACTTATTAGATACAATGGAACTTCTGAAATAATTCATTTTAAAAGTTTTAAATATAATGAAAATATTTTAAATGATTTAAATATTGATTTAAAAAATCCTAAAACTATTTTAATGAGACCTGAACCCTCTCTTGCATCTTATCTTGATGCTGACTGTAGAGAGTCTGTTCTTTCTCCAATTGTGGATGTATTGAAAGAATATGCAAACATTTTAATTTTGCCTCGTTTTAAAGAACAATCAGAGATATTTAAAGGTATTGAAAATGTTACAATTTTAAAGCCTCCCGTAGATACTTCAAGTATAATAAAACGCTGTGATTTAGTTATTGGTGCTGGTGGAACAATGAATAGGGAAGCTGCAGTTTTACATACCCCAGTTATCTCATGTTATCCTGGAACTCCATTATCTGTTGATAAATATTATATTGATAAAGGATTAATGTTTAGATCTAATAATACCGAAGAAGTTATAAATAAAGCACTTAGCTTTCTTGTTAATCCTTCTAAAAAGAAAGAAATTAAACATGATAATTTATTCCAATTGATTGTTGATAATGTATATGAGTTAAGTGGTAAAAAATAA
- a CDS encoding DUF1890 domain-containing protein, giving the protein MKKALILLGCPESPSQTPMAIYAAQKLAKMDYDVTVASTPSAAKLLEVSDPEEYYVKNKTDIESCLDGLEKGQYDLLVGFVHKDAAASYFITFYHLLECESIALVFEKDNELLKEFVKMVDENTDSKIVAVRAFHNPTPLRVKFDKALKDL; this is encoded by the coding sequence ATGAAAAAAGCTTTGATTTTATTAGGATGTCCCGAATCTCCTTCTCAAACTCCAATGGCGATTTATGCTGCTCAAAAATTAGCTAAAATGGATTATGATGTTACTGTTGCTAGTACTCCATCTGCAGCTAAGCTTTTAGAAGTTTCAGATCCTGAAGAATATTATGTAAAAAATAAGACTGATATTGAATCATGTTTAGATGGTCTAGAAAAAGGGCAATATGATTTATTAGTGGGGTTTGTTCATAAAGATGCTGCTGCTTCTTATTTTATTACTTTTTATCATCTTTTAGAATGTGAATCTATTGCTTTAGTTTTTGAAAAAGATAATGAGTTATTAAAAGAATTTGTTAAAATGGTTGATGAAAATACTGATTCTAAGATAGTTGCTGTTAGAGCTTTCCATAATCCAACTCCTCTTAGAGTTAAATTTGATAAAGCTTTAAAAGATTTATAA
- a CDS encoding DUF1894 domain-containing protein, translating to MSFCLETYLQQSDDYEVLLSRAGFKECAEIIKKKSNEVLYINPGDKVLGARIIGIPPIPVGINKDKGTIIISYTKPCHGTAAIELPVNDEEIENIRKIAIEK from the coding sequence ATGTCATTTTGCTTAGAAACTTATCTTCAACAATCTGATGATTATGAAGTTTTATTATCTCGCGCAGGATTTAAAGAATGTGCAGAAATTATAAAAAAGAAGTCTAATGAGGTTCTTTATATTAATCCTGGTGATAAGGTTCTTGGTGCACGTATTATAGGAATTCCTCCAATTCCTGTTGGTATAAACAAAGATAAGGGGACTATAATAATTTCTTATACTAAACCTTGTCATGGGACTGCAGCTATTGAACTACCTGTAAATGATGAAGAAATTGAAAATATTAGAAAGATAGCTATTGAAAAGTAG
- a CDS encoding methionine synthase gives MISTVVGSYPVFLKKNKSIKGRILSNIGAYDPYKLAIRYAVDSQLKAGIDLISDGQVRGEMVEIFAKSIPGFEIEGNTYSIKSKIYKHNKSIGASDLKLAIKYMEDFLSNSEEFSREEKSKKGLKGIITGPSTIIQSSKLGPIYKDKNKAIIDMAYALKEESRSLEKAGAKIIQIDEPFFSTGLIDMEVAKESINIITEDLSVPIALHCCGDVKNVFKDLISFNIDVIDCEFAGHPNNFNVLEKNVNYLIDEGKKIGLGVIDTKKPIAESVEDISKIIEKGIKIVGKENLLIDPDCGMKLLPDEVAFKKLQNMVKAMNLHN, from the coding sequence ATGATAAGTACTGTTGTTGGTAGCTATCCAGTTTTTTTAAAAAAAAATAAATCTATTAAGGGAAGAATACTTTCCAATATAGGGGCTTATGACCCATATAAATTAGCTATACGTTATGCTGTTGACTCACAACTAAAGGCAGGAATTGATCTAATTTCTGATGGTCAAGTTAGAGGTGAAATGGTTGAAATATTTGCTAAATCTATTCCTGGTTTTGAAATTGAAGGAAACACTTATTCTATCAAATCTAAAATATATAAACACAATAAATCTATTGGGGCAAGTGATTTAAAATTAGCTATCAAGTATATGGAAGACTTTTTATCTAATTCTGAAGAATTTTCCCGGGAAGAAAAATCTAAAAAAGGTTTAAAAGGTATAATTACTGGACCTTCTACTATTATTCAATCTTCTAAATTAGGACCTATATACAAGGACAAAAACAAGGCTATAATTGATATGGCTTATGCACTTAAGGAAGAGTCTAGGTCTCTTGAAAAGGCAGGAGCTAAGATAATTCAAATTGATGAACCTTTCTTTTCAACTGGTTTAATAGATATGGAAGTGGCTAAAGAATCTATTAATATTATAACTGAAGATTTAAGTGTTCCTATAGCTTTACATTGTTGTGGGGATGTTAAAAACGTCTTTAAAGATCTTATATCATTTAATATAGATGTTATCGATTGTGAATTTGCAGGTCATCCAAATAACTTTAATGTTTTAGAGAAAAATGTTAATTATTTAATAGATGAAGGTAAAAAAATTGGTTTAGGTGTTATAGATACTAAAAAACCTATTGCTGAATCTGTAGAAGATATATCTAAAATTATTGAAAAGGGGATTAAGATTGTAGGTAAAGAAAACCTTCTAATAGATCCTGATTGTGGTATGAAACTTTTACCAGATGAAGTGGCATTTAAAAAACTTCAAAACATGGTTAAAGCTATGAATTTACATAATTAG
- a CDS encoding ArsR family transcriptional regulator encodes MFEKELIQDINESKHKKEVLKLLFKKERTKNEMMEILKIKSLELSRILRFLRKNDLIESHMSFDHHVFEYYIAKDGVILLTMLNSENNND; translated from the coding sequence ATGTTTGAAAAAGAATTAATTCAAGATATTAATGAATCAAAACATAAAAAAGAAGTTTTAAAACTATTATTTAAAAAAGAAAGAACTAAAAATGAGATGATGGAGATTTTAAAGATAAAAAGTCTGGAATTGTCAAGAATACTGAGATTTCTTAGGAAAAATGATCTTATAGAATCTCATATGTCATTTGACCATCATGTATTTGAATATTACATTGCAAAAGATGGAGTAATCTTATTGACAATGTTAAATAGTGAAAACAATAATGATTAA
- a CDS encoding thymidylate synthase yields MPILIEVDEIADGWETLVKEIMKDGKDVNDERGSLTKEILNVMVSIKKPFGKDAGGDFFNIQSNSNDISNIRVPEGYFWKGDRLKTYSEQFISDDKQGFVYTYGNRLRAHFKGVDQINEAIERLKNCRESRRAISITWDQVIDSKNDEVPCMILVDFKIRDDKLYTTALWRSHDIYGAWFPNAVGLSYLAQYVSERVNASIETITIHSISAHIYEVNFKEAQELL; encoded by the coding sequence ATGCCTATATTAATAGAAGTTGATGAAATAGCTGATGGATGGGAAACATTAGTTAAAGAAATAATGAAAGATGGTAAGGATGTTAATGATGAAAGAGGTTCTTTAACTAAAGAAATTTTAAATGTAATGGTCTCTATTAAAAAACCATTTGGCAAGGATGCTGGAGGGGATTTCTTTAATATTCAATCTAATTCTAATGACATATCTAATATAAGAGTTCCTGAAGGCTATTTCTGGAAAGGTGACAGGTTAAAAACTTATAGTGAACAATTTATAAGTGACGATAAACAAGGGTTTGTTTATACTTATGGAAACAGACTTAGAGCTCATTTTAAGGGTGTAGATCAGATAAATGAAGCTATCGAAAGGCTTAAAAATTGTAGAGAATCTAGAAGAGCAATTTCTATTACCTGGGATCAAGTGATTGATTCAAAAAATGATGAAGTTCCTTGCATGATTTTAGTTGACTTTAAAATAAGGGATGATAAGCTTTATACAACTGCTCTTTGGAGAAGTCATGATATTTATGGGGCTTGGTTTCCAAATGCAGTAGGTCTTAGCTATCTAGCTCAATATGTTTCAGAAAGGGTAAATGCAAGTATTGAAACAATAACAATTCATTCAATCAGTGCTCATATTTATGAGGTTAATTTTAAAGAAGCTCAAGAACTTTTATAG
- the hypE gene encoding hydrogenase expression/formation protein HypE, which translates to MKIGMSHGAGGEVMGKLISETILNNLSKKSVNGGIGLDALDDGATIPLEDYEVVVTTDGHTINPLFFPGGDIGRISAAGTINDVAVMGAKPLAITNAMIIKEGFSIEDLDKIIKSMDETCAEADVAVIAGDTKVMEQDKIDELVVVTTGIGIVEKGKAIRDSGLNVGDKIIITGSVGDHGMSLMSFREGFGFETDLKSDVAPVWGMVEKALEVGGVTAMKDPTRGGLANAINEMASKSGVGILLQDEAIPIKQEVKAVSDMLGIDPYEVANEGKIVMGVKPDLAEETLAAISKDKYGKDAAIIGEVIENNNNNNNNHVLIETEVGGQRILESPIADPVPRVC; encoded by the coding sequence ATGAAAATTGGGATGTCACATGGTGCTGGTGGAGAAGTTATGGGGAAACTTATCTCTGAAACTATTCTTAATAACTTATCAAAAAAATCTGTAAATGGAGGGATAGGGTTAGATGCTCTTGATGATGGGGCAACAATACCTTTAGAAGATTATGAAGTGGTTGTTACTACTGATGGTCACACTATAAATCCTTTGTTTTTCCCAGGTGGAGATATTGGTAGAATTTCTGCAGCTGGAACAATAAATGATGTTGCTGTTATGGGAGCAAAACCATTAGCTATTACAAATGCAATGATAATTAAAGAAGGCTTTTCTATTGAAGATCTTGATAAAATTATAAAATCTATGGATGAAACTTGTGCTGAAGCAGATGTTGCTGTTATAGCTGGTGATACTAAGGTTATGGAACAAGATAAAATTGATGAGTTGGTTGTAGTAACTACTGGTATTGGTATTGTAGAAAAAGGTAAAGCTATAAGAGACTCTGGATTAAATGTTGGGGATAAAATAATCATTACTGGGAGTGTTGGAGATCATGGAATGTCTTTAATGTCTTTTAGGGAAGGTTTTGGTTTTGAAACCGACCTTAAATCAGATGTTGCTCCTGTGTGGGGGATGGTGGAAAAGGCTCTTGAAGTTGGAGGAGTTACTGCTATGAAAGATCCTACAAGAGGAGGATTAGCTAATGCTATTAATGAAATGGCAAGTAAATCTGGTGTTGGAATTCTTCTTCAAGATGAAGCAATACCTATAAAGCAAGAAGTAAAAGCTGTTTCTGATATGCTGGGTATAGATCCTTATGAAGTTGCAAATGAAGGAAAAATTGTTATGGGTGTTAAACCTGATTTAGCTGAAGAAACATTAGCTGCGATTTCTAAAGATAAATATGGAAAAGATGCAGCTATTATCGGGGAAGTTATTGAAAATAATAATAATAATAATAATAATCATGTTTTAATAGAAACTGAAGTTGGAGGTCAGAGGATTTTAGAATCTCCAATTGCAGATCCAGTTCCTAGAGTATGTTAA
- a CDS encoding RDD family protein gives MVSVFKKRVLAYIADYFVVSAIMWIIAELLYLIVFPFSAFFVYEYMIILAPIIGLAYFILLEKKLGTTVGKHLLFLKVLSTDSYNYNNKISYKQSVIRNLSKIYWIPIIFDILIGRFTGSSNERILGRLSHSEVVLEDMEYSNKVSLNPELSEDND, from the coding sequence ATGGTAAGTGTGTTTAAAAAAAGGGTTTTAGCATATATCGCTGATTATTTTGTTGTTTCAGCTATTATGTGGATTATAGCAGAGTTATTGTATCTTATTGTATTCCCTTTTTCTGCATTTTTTGTTTATGAGTATATGATAATTTTAGCGCCTATCATTGGTTTAGCTTATTTTATTTTACTAGAAAAAAAGTTAGGAACAACTGTTGGAAAACATTTATTATTTTTAAAGGTTCTTTCAACTGATAGCTATAATTATAATAATAAAATTTCATATAAACAATCTGTAATAAGAAATCTATCAAAAATTTATTGGATACCTATAATATTTGATATTTTAATTGGTAGGTTTACTGGTTCTTCTAATGAAAGAATTTTAGGAAGACTTTCTCATTCTGAAGTTGTTCTAGAAGATATGGAATATTCGAATAAAGTAAGCTTAAATCCTGAGTTAAGCGAAGATAATGATTAA
- a CDS encoding signal recognition particle protein Srp19 produces METIIWPVYIDSSKSRNDGRKISKNDAVTNPKLTEISRAARKLGLNPKTEDDKYYPRFWWDSSGRIIIEREEISKNKLLVNISQSIKSLRKK; encoded by the coding sequence TTGGAAACAATTATATGGCCAGTTTATATTGATTCAAGTAAAAGTCGGAATGATGGAAGGAAAATTAGTAAAAATGATGCTGTAACTAATCCAAAATTAACTGAAATCTCTCGTGCTGCACGTAAATTAGGTTTAAATCCTAAAACTGAAGATGATAAATATTATCCTCGGTTTTGGTGGGATAGTTCTGGGAGAATCATAATTGAACGTGAAGAAATATCAAAAAATAAGCTTTTAGTTAATATTAGCCAATCAATAAAATCTTTAAGAAAAAAATAA
- the recJ gene encoding single-stranded-DNA-specific exonuclease RecJ: MEKLPLKMKQLFNKAKLMIESSEDIKIYSHNDCDGISAGAILSTILDRQEKDHDIEIVSLDKLENLEIENELTIFSDLGSGQEVDKLANNDSKIIILDHHPPIRDLNYRDKASYNYLEINPLHHGIDGSYHVSGGGLSYLLAREFGYIDLSWIGVLAAIGDMQNSSSGKLEGLNSIILNDSVNQGYVQSINDLSLYGRQTRPLFVALSYFSDVNLPITNNRTESIALMKDLGIPRKVGDRSRTLSDLDISEKGKLFSELVKMLSKEVPKRYIHHVPKLVASDSYEFMMEENHTFLRDAAEFSTAMNACTRNNREDIALEILKGNRTDSLDQLEIISKEHRRYLAQNIHRIEEEDMIKNLDNIQYFDGNGIKSQVVGTIAGMILSYGDWRKPMIGFTQISDEDENLKVSLRCSRLLAYDGIHFGNIIRKVSKSVGGSGGGHSVACGAYIPIDKKEEFLSTFNNQLNGVL, translated from the coding sequence ATGGAAAAATTACCTTTGAAAATGAAACAATTATTCAATAAAGCTAAATTAATGATAGAATCTTCAGAAGATATTAAAATTTACAGTCATAATGACTGTGATGGTATATCTGCAGGAGCTATTTTATCTACAATTCTTGATAGACAAGAAAAAGACCATGATATTGAGATTGTTAGTTTAGATAAACTTGAAAATTTGGAAATAGAAAATGAGTTAACTATATTTTCAGATTTAGGTTCTGGCCAAGAAGTTGATAAATTAGCTAATAATGATTCAAAGATAATTATTTTAGACCATCATCCTCCTATTCGAGATTTAAACTATCGAGATAAGGCTTCTTACAACTATTTAGAAATAAATCCTCTTCATCATGGTATTGATGGTTCTTATCATGTTTCTGGTGGAGGATTAAGCTATCTATTAGCTAGAGAATTTGGTTATATTGATTTAAGTTGGATTGGGGTTCTTGCAGCTATTGGAGATATGCAAAATAGTAGTTCTGGTAAACTTGAAGGTTTAAATTCAATTATTTTAAATGATAGTGTTAATCAAGGTTATGTTCAATCAATCAATGATTTATCTTTATATGGAAGACAAACCCGTCCTCTTTTTGTAGCTCTCTCTTATTTTAGTGATGTTAATTTACCTATAACTAATAATAGAACTGAATCAATAGCTTTAATGAAAGATTTAGGTATTCCTCGTAAAGTTGGTGATAGGTCTAGAACACTTAGTGATCTAGATATTTCTGAAAAGGGAAAATTATTTTCAGAGCTTGTTAAAATGTTATCTAAAGAAGTTCCTAAACGATATATTCATCATGTTCCAAAGCTTGTAGCCAGTGATTCTTATGAGTTTATGATGGAAGAAAACCATACTTTTTTAAGAGATGCTGCTGAGTTTTCAACTGCTATGAATGCATGTACAAGGAATAATCGTGAGGATATAGCTTTAGAAATATTAAAAGGTAATAGGACTGATTCTCTAGATCAACTTGAAATTATTTCAAAAGAGCATAGAAGATACCTTGCTCAAAATATTCACAGAATCGAAGAAGAAGATATGATTAAAAACTTAGATAATATACAATACTTTGATGGAAATGGTATTAAAAGTCAGGTTGTTGGAACTATTGCTGGTATGATTCTTAGTTATGGTGATTGGAGAAAACCAATGATTGGTTTTACTCAAATTAGTGATGAAGATGAAAACTTAAAAGTTTCTCTTCGCTGTTCAAGATTACTTGCTTATGATGGCATTCATTTTGGTAATATCATAAGAAAAGTGTCTAAATCTGTAGGGGGTAGTGGAGGAGGACATTCTGTTGCTTGTGGAGCTTATATTCCTATTGATAAAAAAGAAGAGTTTTTATCCACTTTCAATAATCAATTAAATGGAGTTTTATAA
- a CDS encoding B12-binding domain-containing radical SAM protein produces the protein MKILFLNLPYKFNISRASRWPEKTKAGTLYYPYWLAYGAGVCEKKGIETKLVDCITREYSIEDTLNEISNYNPDYIMAEITTPTCFYDFETINIIKKENPNLKIIIGGTHATILPEEVLNQCNGIDFVVRQEYDFTIPEIIFTLNNSGNIDDKGDISEIKGISYRSDAIHSDDESIERGKIFHNPDRVPLDNLDELPFVSKVYQKFLNVDDYAYAFAQKPMIQIVSARGCPNKCNFCSYPSTMGGRLFRTRSTKDLVDEIEYILTEMPEIKEIFIEDDTFTVNNERIIDFCDEIIKRGLNPIWSCNTRVDLPFNVMKKMKEAGCRLLVTGYESGSQKVLDETKKGINLQQSLDFAKNTKKLGIKVFGCFMIGLKGDNLDTINETFEFAKKVYPDMCFFQQAVPFPGTEFYEWVKEEGYLITEDYSKWLNDDGYLNCLVNYPYASADEIEKIRDNLMSKYYFSFTYIFKTFLSNLDWIEFKRVFRGGYAYISFRLKKLVKKS, from the coding sequence ATGAAGATCTTATTTTTAAATTTACCCTACAAGTTTAATATTAGTCGTGCTAGTAGATGGCCTGAAAAGACTAAGGCAGGAACACTTTATTATCCTTATTGGTTAGCTTATGGTGCTGGTGTTTGTGAAAAAAAGGGTATAGAAACTAAATTAGTGGATTGTATTACAAGAGAATACTCTATTGAAGATACCTTAAATGAGATATCTAACTATAATCCTGATTATATAATGGCTGAAATAACTACTCCTACTTGTTTTTATGATTTTGAAACTATAAATATTATAAAAAAAGAAAATCCCAATCTTAAAATTATTATTGGAGGTACTCATGCAACTATACTTCCTGAAGAAGTTTTAAATCAATGTAATGGGATTGATTTTGTTGTTCGCCAAGAATATGATTTTACAATTCCTGAAATTATATTTACTCTGAATAATTCTGGAAATATTGATGATAAAGGAGATATTTCTGAAATTAAGGGAATATCTTATAGATCTGATGCTATTCATTCAGATGATGAAAGTATTGAAAGAGGAAAAATATTTCATAATCCTGATAGAGTTCCTTTAGATAACCTTGATGAGCTACCTTTTGTTTCAAAAGTTTATCAGAAATTTTTAAATGTTGATGATTATGCTTATGCTTTTGCTCAAAAACCTATGATACAGATTGTTAGTGCAAGAGGTTGTCCTAATAAATGTAATTTTTGTTCATATCCTTCTACAATGGGTGGAAGACTATTTAGAACAAGGAGTACAAAGGATCTCGTAGATGAAATAGAGTATATTCTAACTGAAATGCCTGAAATTAAAGAAATTTTCATTGAAGATGATACTTTTACAGTTAATAATGAAAGAATCATTGATTTTTGTGATGAGATAATCAAAAGAGGTTTAAATCCGATTTGGTCTTGTAATACTCGTGTAGATTTACCTTTTAATGTTATGAAGAAAATGAAAGAAGCTGGGTGCAGGCTTCTTGTTACAGGATATGAATCAGGTTCTCAAAAAGTTTTAGATGAAACTAAAAAGGGTATAAATTTACAACAATCTCTTGATTTTGCAAAAAATACGAAAAAATTAGGTATTAAAGTATTTGGTTGCTTTATGATTGGGCTTAAAGGTGATAATTTAGATACTATCAATGAAACTTTTGAATTTGCAAAGAAAGTTTATCCCGACATGTGCTTTTTTCAACAAGCTGTTCCTTTCCCAGGTACTGAATTTTATGAATGGGTAAAAGAGGAAGGTTATCTTATTACTGAGGACTATTCAAAATGGTTAAATGATGATGGTTACTTAAATTGCCTTGTAAACTATCCTTATGCAAGTGCAGATGAAATTGAGAAAATTCGAGATAATCTTATGAGTAAATATTATTTTTCATTTACCTATATTTTTAAAACATTTTTAAGCAATTTAGATTGGATAGAGTTTAAAAGGGTTTTTCGTGGTGGTTATGCTTATATCTCATTTAGACTTAAAAAATTAGTAAAAAAGAGCTAA
- a CDS encoding glycosyltransferase family 2 protein encodes MPIFNAEKYLETSLNSIVNQSIGIENLQVILVNDGSTDKTKNIINEYAMKYDNFLAIHLENNIGGAYGPRNIGLKYAVADYLMFLDSDDRYELNACEILYNKISSETYGNLDIVFGRYKRVYSNFNDFNNNFNNYNSSNNYNASNNSNNSNNFNNSNNSNNSNLFNSSNSSNKYHDHEYIQKSYSPYEDNIDEFSDDILYNHYLSSISFFFWKNIFSPLFYGKKIKKYDTDNLNADNDYIKEIYIKNINEDINILKILPSIWTKIYKRDLIIENNIKFPPYISGEDLNFVVESYLNANGILFLNEVFVTDYYMRDSQDDKSVTKNVSFKLVFDSLKSYKNCLDLCNKYEFKHSALILNPFLLNWIKLFLKFKGNNNEKEKILTLAKQMKKSYNDGFIAKLLMSFTIFIIKFF; translated from the coding sequence ATGCCTATTTTTAATGCTGAGAAATATTTAGAAACTTCTTTGAATTCTATAGTTAATCAATCAATCGGAATAGAGAACCTTCAAGTTATATTGGTTAATGATGGTTCTACAGATAAAACTAAAAACATTATAAATGAATATGCAATGAAATATGACAATTTTTTAGCCATTCACCTTGAAAATAATATTGGGGGAGCTTATGGCCCTAGAAATATTGGTTTAAAATATGCTGTTGCTGATTATTTAATGTTTTTAGATTCTGATGATAGATATGAATTAAATGCTTGTGAAATTCTCTATAATAAAATATCTTCAGAGACTTATGGAAATTTAGATATTGTCTTTGGAAGATATAAACGTGTTTATTCGAATTTTAATGATTTTAATAATAATTTCAACAATTATAATAGTTCTAACAATTATAATGCTTCTAACAATTCTAACAATTCTAACAATTTTAACAATTCTAATAATTCTAATAATTCTAATCTTTTTAATTCTTCTAATTCTTCCAATAAATATCATGACCATGAGTATATTCAAAAGTCTTATTCTCCCTATGAGGATAATATTGATGAATTTAGTGATGATATTTTATACAATCATTATTTGTCTTCTATCTCTTTTTTCTTTTGGAAAAATATTTTCAGTCCTTTATTTTATGGTAAAAAAATAAAGAAATATGATACTGATAATCTTAATGCTGATAATGATTATATAAAAGAAATTTATATTAAAAATATTAATGAAGATATAAATATTTTAAAGATTCTTCCTTCAATCTGGACTAAAATATATAAGAGAGATTTAATCATTGAAAATAATATTAAGTTTCCACCTTATATTTCAGGAGAAGATTTAAATTTTGTTGTTGAATCCTATTTAAATGCAAATGGAATATTATTTTTAAATGAAGTGTTTGTAACTGATTATTATATGAGGGATTCTCAAGATGACAAATCTGTTACTAAAAATGTTTCCTTTAAACTTGTTTTTGATTCTCTGAAATCTTATAAAAATTGTTTAGATTTATGTAATAAGTATGAGTTTAAACATAGTGCTTTGATTTTAAATCCTTTTTTATTGAATTGGATAAAACTATTTTTAAAATTTAAAGGAAATAACAATGAAAAAGAGAAGATTTTAACTTTAGCTAAACAAATGAAAAAATCTTATAATGATGGTTTTATAGCTAAATTATTAATGTCTTTTACTATCTTTATAATAAAATTTTTTTAA